GGCCGCGGTACTCGGCGAGGGCCGGGGTGCGGAACGGGTCGTCGCTGCGGTAGAGGTCGAGGCTGGGCAGTTCGACGAGCCGGACGCTGCCGGGGCCGTCGACCTCGTCGAGCACGGGGAACGGCTGGGCGCCGATCACGTCGACGTGGTGGCCGAGCCGGGCGAGCTCGCGGGAGAGGTGGCGCACGTACACGCCCTGGCCTCCGCAGAACGGGTCGCCACGGTAGGAGAGCAGGGCGATCCGCAGCGGTCGCGGCAGCGCGGTCATGCTGGCCCCTTATCCCTACTCCAACCCAGCCCCGGCGGCCGCAGCGGTTAAAGTAGATCACGTTTCACGGTGGTGTGGCGGTCGTCGTCGGGCAAGTGAACGACGAGAGACCTCGAAGATACCGGCCCGTAGCTTCCCGTTTCGGGCCGGGGCTGGTGATTCACGCCACGCCGGCCGTCCGTACCCGTCGGCGCACTGGGGGCACCGTTGGCACCGAGTACCGCAGCAGGGGTTCACCTCTCCCCGCGCCAGGCCGAGCGCCGGCTGGCGATCCTGCGCGCCGCCACCTCGCTGGCCGCCCGGGGCGGCTACGAGGCCGTCCAGATGCGCGAGGTCGCCGAAGGTGCGCAGGTCGCACTGGGCACGCTGTACCGCTACTTCCCGTCCAAGGTGCACCTGCTGGTGGCGGTGATGGAGGCCCAGCTGCGGCGGCTGCGCGAGGAGGTGCGGCGTCGCCCGCCGGCCGGCGACGGGCCCGCGGAGCGGGTCGCCGCAGCGCTGGCGCAGGCCTTCCACGCCCTGCAGGGCGAGCCGCGGCTGGCCGAGGCGATGGTGCGGGCGCTGTCCTTCGCGGACCGCTCGGTGGGCCGCGAGGTGGACGCCGTCGCGTCGCTGACCTCGGAGATCGTGCTGGAGGCGGCGGGCCTGGCGGAGCCGCCGACGGCCGAGCAGCAGGCCGCGCTGCGGGTGATCGGCCACACCTGGCACGCCAGCCTGCTGGCCTGGCTGTCCGGCCGCAGCTCGCTCGCCGAGGTGCGGGCCGACCTGCGGACGGCGGCCCGGCTGCTGACCCCGCCCGACTGAGGCCCGGGCAGGGCCCGGAGCCGCGCGACGGGCCCCGCACCGGAGCCGGAACTGCAACACGTTCCACCGGGTGTGCCTGCGGCCGCCGGGGCCCGGCCGGTTAGAGTTCGCTGCGCACGACAACTCCATCCGCCCCTCCCGGGGGAAGCCGGTGCGAATCCGGCGCTGACCCGCAACCGTGAGCCCGCCGTCCCGGCGGACGAGCCGGACTGCCCGGGCCGGGGGCGAGCGGCCGGCCGGCTCGTCCGGTTCCGTCGAGGTCTACGGGCGGCCCGCCAGGGCTGCTGCACCGCTCATCGAAAGGCTCACCCTCACCATGCTCACCGCCGCCCGCCTGGGCGCCACCGCGCTGGCCGGCCTGCTGCTGGCCGGCAGCGCCGCCGCCCCCGCCCTGGCCGACACGCCCGCGCCGTCGCCGGTCACGCCGCCCGCCGCGCTGTACGGCAAGGGGGACCCGACGTACGACGGCGTCTGGCGCCAGTCGCTCGCGCTGACCGCCCTGGCGAGCGCCCACGTGGTGCCCGCCGCGAGCGCCGTCGACTGGCTCACCGGCCAGCAGTGCGCCGACGGCGGCTGGCCGTCGTTCCGCGCCGCCACCACCGCGGCCTGCGACCCGAAGACCGAGGACTCCAACGCCACGTCGGTCGCCGTCCAGGCGCTGACCGCGCTCGGCGGGCACCAGGACGCCGTGGCCAAGGGCGTCGGCTGGCTGAAGGCCAACCAGAACACCGACGGCACCTGGGCGTACAACCCGGGCAGCCCCGGCGACGCCAACTCCACCGGTCTCGCGGCCGCCGCGCTGACCGCCGCGCACATCGACCCGGCGACCGTCGCCAAGGCCGGCGGGAACGCCTGGAACGGCCTGTCCGGCTTCCAGCTCGGCTGCACCGCGCCCACCGCCCGCGGCGCCTTCGCCTACCAGCCGGCGCCCGACGGCACGCTCGCCGCGAACGACCTGGCCAGCGCGCAGGCCGCGCTGGCCGCGGCCGGCGGCGCCCTGCCGGTGACCACGACCGACCGCCTCGACGCCGCGCCCGCCGCGCTCGCCTGCCCGGCCGGCGACACCTCACGGACGGTGCCGCACGCGCAGTCCGCCGAGGCCGCCGCCGCGTACCTGGTGGCGCAGCTCGGCGCCAACGGCCAGCACCTCATGCTCACCACCCCGGGCGCCCAGCCGGCCCCGGACCTCAACGCCACCTCCTGGGCGGTGCTGGCGCTCGTCCGGGCCGGGCACCCGCACCAGGCGGCGGCCGCCGCCGACTGGCTGGCCGGCAACGGCTACACCTGGGCCGCCAAGGGCAAGAACGGCACCGACCCGTCCGCCGCGGCCACCCTGCTGCTGGTCGCCCAGGCCGCCAAGCTCGACCCGTACAACTTCGGCGGCACCAACCTGGTGCAGCTGCTGCTGGACGCCGGCCCGGCCGCCGCGAAGACCCCGGCGGCCGCCGCGTCGGCCGCGTCCGCGAACCCGGACGGCACCAAGGCGCCCGGCTCCGGCATCACCGAGGCCGACGACAACGGCGGCTTCTCGCCGATCTGGCTGGTCGGCATCGGCCTGGTGGTCGGCATCGGCGGCGGTCTGCTGATCAGCATCAACCGGCGCCGCCAGGCCGCGGCCGCCGCGGCCGCGCCCAGCGGTGACGACGCCGCCGCCGGGGGCGACGGACAGTCGTGACCTCCGCGCTGCGCAGGACGGCGGCGGCCGCGGCCGTCGCCGTCCTGGCCACCCTGCTCGCCGCCGCCCCAGCCCAGGCCTCCGCCTACCGGTACTGGTCGTTCTGGTCGTGGTCCGGCGGCACCTGGGCCTACCAGCAGCAGGGCCCCGCCCTGTACGTGCCGCCGGACGGCTCGGTGGACGGCTGGCGGTTCGCGCTGAGCCCCGACGGCGGCCGCGACGCGGCCCGGCCCGGCAGCGCCGGCGACTTCGCCGCGCTCTGCGCCGCCACCCCGGCCCGGGCCGGCCACAAGCGGGTCGCGGTGGTGCTGGACTTCGGGACGGCCGCCGACGCACCGGCCGGCGCCGGGGCCCTGCCGGCCGCCCGCAGCGCCTGCGCGTCCGTGCCCGCAGCCGCCACCTCGGCCGAGGTGCTGGCGACACTCGCCCCGCCGCTGCGGTACGACACCAACGGCATCCTGTGCGCCATCGCCGGGTACCCGCGGGCGGGCTGCGGCGAGGCCGTCGCCGACGCGGCCCCCGACCACGGCGGCTCCGGCACCCTCGGCGGCACGCTCGGGTCGGTGCTCGGCGGTGTGCTCGTCCTGACCCTCGGCGCCGGCGCCTACCTGCGCTCCCGGCGCCGGCACTGACGGACGGCCCGATGTCCCCGACCTCCGCGCCACGCGTCGCCGCCCGGTCCGCCGCGCCCCGCTCCGCCCTGGGCCCCCGGCGGCTGCATCCCGGCGCCTGGTGGCTGTGGTCCCTGGGCCTGGCCGCCGCCGCCACCCGCACCACCAACCCGCTGCTGCTCCTGCTGATCGCCGCCGTCGCGGGCTACGTGGTGGCCGCCCGGCGCGGCGACGAGCCGTGGTCCCGCTCGTACGGGGCCTTCCTGCGGCTCGGCCTGGTGGTGCTGGCGATCCGGATGGGCTTCACGGTGCTGCTCGGCTCGCCCGTCCCCGGCACCCACGTGCTGCTCACCCTGCCCCGGCTGCCGCTGCCCGACTGGGCGCAGGGCGTCCGGATCGGCGGCCCGATCAGCCTCGAGTCCCTGCTGTTCACGCTGTACGAGGGGCTGCGGCTCGCGGTGCTGCTGGTCTGCCTCGGCGCGGCCAACGCCCTGGCCTCCCCCAGCCGGCTGCTGCGCGCCCTGCCCGGCGCCCTGTACGAGGCCGGGCTGGCCGCCGTGGTGGCGATGACCTTCGCGCCGAACCTGGTCGCCGACGTCCGCCGGCTGCGGGCCGCCCGCCGGCTGCGCGGCCGCACCGACCGCGGTGTCGCGGCGCTGCTGAGCGTCGGGCTGCCGGTGCTGGAGGGCGCGCTGGAGCGCTCGGTCGCGCTCGCCGCGGCCATGGACAGCCGGGGCTTCGGGCGGACGGCCGCCGTGCCGCCGCGGATCGCCCGGGCCACCGCCGCGCTCACCCTGCTGGGCCTGGTCGGCGTCTGCGCGGCCCTGTACGGGCTGCTCGGCGCCGAGGAGCCGGCTGGGCGCTGCCGGTGCTGCTGCTCGGCCTGGCCTCGGCCGCCGGCGGGCTGCTGGCCGGCGGACGGCGGACGGTCCGCAGCCGCTACCGGCCCGATCCGTGGGCGCTGCGCGAGTGGCTGGTGGCCGGCTCCGGCGTCGCGGTCGCCGTGCTCACCGTCTGGTGCGCCGGGCGGTACCCGGCCGCCTTCGCACCGTCCGTGGTGCCGCCGACCGTACCGGAGCTGCCGCTGCCCGCGGTCGCCGCCGTGCTGCTCGGCCTGCTGCCCGCCGTCGCCGCCCCCGCCCTGCCGAGGAGGAGCCCGTGATCACCTTCGAGCAGGTGTCCGTCCAGTACGCCGACACCGCCTCCCCCGCGATCGCCGGCCTCGACCTGACCGTGCCCGAGGGCGAACTCTGCCTGCTGGTCGGCCCGTCCGGCTCCGGCAAGTCGACCCTGCTGGGCACCGTCAACGGGCTGGTCCCGCACTTCACCGGCGGCACCCTGCACGGGCGGGTCACCGTCGACGGCCGGGACACCCGCACCCACCGGCCGCGCGACCTCGCCGACCTGGTCGGCACGGTCGGGCAGGACCCGCTCGCCCACTTCGTCACCGACACCGTCGAGGACGAACTCGCCTACGGCATGGAGTCGCTCGGCCTGGCACCGGACGTGATGCGCCGCCGGGTCGAGGAGACCCTCGACCTGCTGGGCCTCGCCGACCTGCGCGACCGCGCCCTCACCTCGCTCTCCGGCGGCCAGCAGCAGCGCGTCGCGATCGGCTCGGTGCTCACCGTCCACCCGCGGGTGCTGGTGCTGGACGAGCCGACCTCCGCGCTCGACCCCGGCGCGGCCGAGGAGGTCCTCGCCGTGCTGCAGCGCCTCGTCCACGACCTCGGCACCACCGTGCTGCTCGCCGAGCACCGGCTGGAACGCGTCGTCCAGTACGCCGACCGGGTGCTGCTGCTGCCCGGCGCGGGCGGGCCCCCGGTGCTCGGCGACCCGGCCGAGGTCATGGCGCACTCCCCCGTCCACCCGCCGGTGGTGGCGCTCGGGCGGGCGGCCGGCTGGTCGCCGCTGCCGCTCTCCGTCCGGGACGCCCGCCGCCGGGCCGCCCCACTGCGCGAACGGCTGGCCGGCCGCACCCCGCCCTCCCCCGCCGCCGCACCCGGCGAGGTGCTCGCCGAGGCCGCCCGGCTGGTCGTCCGGCGCGGTCCGACGGCCGCGCTGCGCGGCGCCGACCTGGACCTGCGGGCCGGCCGGATCACGGCGCTGATGGGCCGCAACGGCGCCGGCAAGTCGACGCTGATGGGCAGCCTGGTCGGGCTGCACGCGCCGGCCGGCGGCACCGTCCGGGTCGGCGGGCTCGTCCCGCACAAGGCCCGCCCGCAGGAGCTGATCCGGCGGATCGGACTCGTCCCGCAGGACCCGCGCGACCTGCTCTGCACCGAGAGCGTCGGCGCCGAGTGCGCGTCCGCGGACCGCGACGCCGGCGCGCCGGCCGGCACCTGCCGCGCCCTGGTCACCGGCCTGCTGCCCAGCCTCGACGACGACCGCCACCCGCGGGACCTCTCCGAGGGCCAGCGCCTCATCCTGGCCCTCGCCGTGGTGCTCACCGCGAAGCCGCCGGTCATCCTGCTCGACGAGCCGACCCGGGGCCTCGACTACGCCGCCAAGGCCCGCCTGGTGACGGTGCTGCGGGAGCTGGCGGCGGCCGGGCACGCCGTCCTGCTCGCCACCCACGACGTCGAGCTCGCCGCCGAACTCGCCCACCGCACCGTGGTGCTGGCCGAGGGCGAGGTGGTCGCCGAGGGCCCGACCGCCGAGGTGGTGACGGCCTCCCCGGTCTTCGCTCCGCAGGTCGCGAAGGTGCTGGCCCCGGGACCCTGGCTGACCGTCGGCCAGGTCCGCGCCGAGCTGGACGGACCGGCGTGAGCGCCGCCCGGCCCGCGCCGCTGGGCCGCCGCTCCGGCGCGGCGCTGATGCTGCTCTCCGCGGTGGGCGTGGCCGCCTTCGGCTGGCCGCTGCTCGCCTCCCCGGCTCCGACCTGGTCGGTCACTCCGCCGACGCGCCATGGCTGTTCGCACTGCTGCTGCCGCTGCTGCTGGCCGTGGTGGTCGCCCAGATCTCCGAGGGCCGGTCGGCGGGCGGCGGCGCACCCGGGCTGGACGCCAAGGCGGTCGCGCTGCTCGGCGTGCTCGCCGCGGCCGGGGCCGCGCTGCGGCCGCTCGGAGCGGGCACCGCCGGGCTGGAGCCGATGTTCTTCCTGATGGTGCTGGCCGGGCGGGCCCTCGGACCGGGCTTCGGCTTCGTGCTGGGCGCGGTCTCGATGTTCGCCTCGGCGCTGCTGACCGGCGGGGTCGGCCCCTGGCTGCCGTTCCAGATGCTCGCGATGGGCTGGGTCTGCCTCGGCGCCGGGCTGCTCCCGGGCGCCGGCGCGCTGCGCGGCCGCGGCGAGCACCTGCTGCTGGCGGCCTACGGCGCCGTCGCCGCCGTCGGGTACGGCACGGTGATGAACCTCCAGGGCTGGCCGTACATCGCCGGGGAGGCGAGCTCGATCGCCTTCGTGCCCGGCGACCCGCTCTCCGCGAATCTGCCGCGGTTCGCCCTGTACTGCCTGACCACCTCGCTCGGCTGGGACCTGCCGCGGGCCGCGCTCACCGCCGCGCTCTGCCTGAGCGTCGGCGGGCCGCTGCTGCGGGCACTGCGCCGGACGACCCGCCGGGCGGCGTTCGACGCGCCGGTGGCGTTCGAGCCGCCCGCCGGCCGGGACTGACCCGGTCGGCGGGCGGGCGGACGGGAGCGGCGGTCAGGCCTTCGGCCCCGCGGACTGCACGACCTCGAAGGACCAGAGCGTCGAGTCGCTCGCGGCCGGCCGCTTGGGCGCCTCGCCCTCGGCCGCCGGCGGACCCTGGCGGTGCGCCTGCTGCATCGGGCCGGCCATCCACGCCTGGAAGGCCTCCTCGGAGGCCCACCGGGTGTACACCAGGTACTGCTCGGTGCCCTCGACCGGGCGGAGCAGCTCGAACCACTCGAAGCCGTCCGAGTTCTCCACGGCGCCGGCCCGGGCGGCGAACCGCTTCTCCAGGGTCTCGCGCATCTCAGCGGGCACACTCAGCACATTGATCTTCACGACAGACATGTCACCCATCCTGCCAGCCCCGTCACCGTCCCTGCGGCAGCACGGTGAGCACCCGCTCGACAAAGGTGTGGAAGTCCGCCATGAAGTCGGCCAGGAACTGCTGGACGGTCGGTTCGGTCACCTCGCCGTCGTCACCGAACAGCCCCGGGGTGAACTGGATGTAGGCCTCCGGCGCGTTCATCTGCGGCGAGTTGCAGAAGCTCAGGATGGAGCGGAGGTTCTGCTGGGCGACGGCCGTCCCGATCTTGCCGGGCGAGGCGCCGATCACCGCGGACGGCTTGTGGGTGAACGAGTTGGTGCCCCACGGGCGGCTCGCCCAGTCGATGGCGTTCTTCAGGCTGCCGGGGATGTCCCGGTTGTACTCGGGGGTGACGAAGAGCACCGCGTCCACCCCGGCGATCGCCTCCTTGAGGGCCCGCCCCTCCGGCGGGTAGTCCGCGTCGAAGTCGTGGTTGTACAGCGGCAGGTCGCGGATCGGGATCTCCTGGAACTCCAGGCCCGGCGGGGCCACCCGGATCAGTGCCCTGGAGAGCACCCGGTTGATCGACTTCGAGGACAGGCTGCCGACGAAGTATCCGACCTTGTACACGGTCATGCGCGGTTCTCCTTCCGCCCGGACGGGCCGTCCCGCCCGGCCGGATCGGCGGGCCGCGGGCACGGTCCTCCTGCATCCTGCCCCGCGCCCGGGGACCGGGCGACCCGGACGGTGCGCACGGAGCAGCGCCCACAGCCGTCGGCAGGGCCGTCCCCGCATCGTCCCCGCGGCCCGCGGGCGGACCGGCCCGGCCGACCGGTCCGCCCGACCGGTCCGGCGGACGGACCGTGCGCTGACCATCCGTCGGTAAAAAGGCGCGCAGCCGCCGGACGGTCCGTCTATGGTGCCCGGATGACCGACATCATGCCGCTCTCCGACCGCTCCTCCTGGCTGCCCGACCACCTGCGGCGGCTGACCGCGGCGTACCGGGCGAACGGCCTCACCGAGGCCGCCGCGACGGCCATGGTCGAGCGGGGCCGCGAGCGCGCCGAGGACTGGCAGGCCGCCGAGATCGTCGCGGACGGGCGGCGGGTGGGCCTGGTGGCCGCCGGGGTCGTGACCGAGAACGGCACCACGACCGGGCGGATCGGCATCCTGCGGCTGGACCCGGCCGCGGGCGGCACCGACCGGGACAGGCTGGCCGCCCGGGACTGGGCGGAGGGGTGGTGCGCCGAGCGGGGCGCCCGGCAGGTGTTCGTCGCCCTCACCGAGCCGGACACGCTGTTCGACGACTACGGCGTCCGCGGACAGAACCGGGTCAAGCCGGTCGGCATCGCACCGACCCCGGCGGAGGGGCTGACCGGCCGTCCGATGACCGCGGCCGAGTACCCGGTCTGGCGGGCCGCCCAGGAGGCCGAGTACACCGCCGACATCATCCGCGCCGGTGCGCTCGACCCCGATCAGGCCCGCGCCAAGTCCGCGCAGGACTTCGCCCGGCTGCTCCCCGACGGGCTGGCCAGCACCGGGCACGCGATCCTCGTCCTGGAGAACGGCGGCCGGACGGTCGGCACCGGCTGGCTCCTGCACGGCTTCCTGCCGGGCGTCACCTTCGGCTACTCGCTGGAGGTCCACCCCGAGCACCGCGGCAACGGCCACGGCCGCGGCGCGATGACCGTCGGCGAACTCGCCACCGCCGCCGCCGGCGACCAGGCGCTGATGCTCAACGTCTTCGGCGGCAACGAGGTCGCCATGAACCTCTACACCAGCACCGGCTACCGCGTCCTGGAGGAGCACCGCTCCCGCGAACTGACCGGCTGACCTGCCCCGATAGGGTGCGCGGCACCGTCAGAAGAAGAGGTGCGGCATGGGCCCGGGCAGACAGTGGCAGCTGGGGCGCGCGCAGCGCCGGTACGAGCGGGGCATGCAGCTCGCCAAGGAGCAGAAGTGGGCCGAGTCCGAGGCCGCCCTGCGCTCGGTGACGGAGACCCGCACCGCCGCACTGGGGCCCGACCACCAGGACACCCTGCGCAGCCGGGGCCAGCGCGCCGCGGTGCTGCGCCGGCTCGACCGCACGGACGAGGCCGTCGCGGAGTTGAACACCTGCGTCGAAGCGCTCGGGCGGACGCTGGGCGAGTCCGCCCGGCCGACGCTGGAGATGCGGGTGCTCCGCTGCCAGGTGCTCCGC
The Kitasatospora paranensis genome window above contains:
- a CDS encoding TetR family transcriptional regulator → MAPSTAAGVHLSPRQAERRLAILRAATSLAARGGYEAVQMREVAEGAQVALGTLYRYFPSKVHLLVAVMEAQLRRLREEVRRRPPAGDGPAERVAAALAQAFHALQGEPRLAEAMVRALSFADRSVGREVDAVASLTSEIVLEAAGLAEPPTAEQQAALRVIGHTWHASLLAWLSGRSSLAEVRADLRTAARLLTPPD
- a CDS encoding GNAT family N-acetyltransferase, yielding MTDIMPLSDRSSWLPDHLRRLTAAYRANGLTEAAATAMVERGRERAEDWQAAEIVADGRRVGLVAAGVVTENGTTTGRIGILRLDPAAGGTDRDRLAARDWAEGWCAERGARQVFVALTEPDTLFDDYGVRGQNRVKPVGIAPTPAEGLTGRPMTAAEYPVWRAAQEAEYTADIIRAGALDPDQARAKSAQDFARLLPDGLASTGHAILVLENGGRTVGTGWLLHGFLPGVTFGYSLEVHPEHRGNGHGRGAMTVGELATAAAGDQALMLNVFGGNEVAMNLYTSTGYRVLEEHRSRELTG
- a CDS encoding NADPH-dependent FMN reductase → MTVYKVGYFVGSLSSKSINRVLSRALIRVAPPGLEFQEIPIRDLPLYNHDFDADYPPEGRALKEAIAGVDAVLFVTPEYNRDIPGSLKNAIDWASRPWGTNSFTHKPSAVIGASPGKIGTAVAQQNLRSILSFCNSPQMNAPEAYIQFTPGLFGDDGEVTEPTVQQFLADFMADFHTFVERVLTVLPQGR
- a CDS encoding ABC transporter ATP-binding protein, translating into MITFEQVSVQYADTASPAIAGLDLTVPEGELCLLVGPSGSGKSTLLGTVNGLVPHFTGGTLHGRVTVDGRDTRTHRPRDLADLVGTVGQDPLAHFVTDTVEDELAYGMESLGLAPDVMRRRVEETLDLLGLADLRDRALTSLSGGQQQRVAIGSVLTVHPRVLVLDEPTSALDPGAAEEVLAVLQRLVHDLGTTVLLAEHRLERVVQYADRVLLLPGAGGPPVLGDPAEVMAHSPVHPPVVALGRAAGWSPLPLSVRDARRRAAPLRERLAGRTPPSPAAAPGEVLAEAARLVVRRGPTAALRGADLDLRAGRITALMGRNGAGKSTLMGSLVGLHAPAGGTVRVGGLVPHKARPQELIRRIGLVPQDPRDLLCTESVGAECASADRDAGAPAGTCRALVTGLLPSLDDDRHPRDLSEGQRLILALAVVLTAKPPVILLDEPTRGLDYAAKARLVTVLRELAAAGHAVLLATHDVELAAELAHRTVVLAEGEVVAEGPTAEVVTASPVFAPQVAKVLAPGPWLTVGQVRAELDGPA
- a CDS encoding antibiotic biosynthesis monooxygenase family protein; the protein is MSVVKINVLSVPAEMRETLEKRFAARAGAVENSDGFEWFELLRPVEGTEQYLVYTRWASEEAFQAWMAGPMQQAHRQGPPAAEGEAPKRPAASDSTLWSFEVVQSAGPKA
- a CDS encoding SCO2322 family protein, with amino-acid sequence MTSALRRTAAAAAVAVLATLLAAAPAQASAYRYWSFWSWSGGTWAYQQQGPALYVPPDGSVDGWRFALSPDGGRDAARPGSAGDFAALCAATPARAGHKRVAVVLDFGTAADAPAGAGALPAARSACASVPAAATSAEVLATLAPPLRYDTNGILCAIAGYPRAGCGEAVADAAPDHGGSGTLGGTLGSVLGGVLVLTLGAGAYLRSRRRH